The following proteins are co-located in the Mesorhizobium australicum WSM2073 genome:
- a CDS encoding LysE family translocator gives MSFIPDTTTLIQFAIATVILAITPGPDMTLFVSRTLSQGRATGFASMAGALCGTLIHTTLVVVGVSALIVASPMAFFVLKIFGAGYLVFLAWQAIAKGSAFSPEKKTGPRISLLRSWAAGLGVNLLNPKIILFFMTFLPQFVSAHDPNAPGKLFFLGSMFIVLSIPVTVPMVLAAEKFSAAMKASPRVTRVVDYLFAGVFSAFALKILTAQAK, from the coding sequence ATGTCCTTCATTCCCGACACCACCACGCTGATCCAGTTCGCCATCGCCACCGTGATCCTGGCGATCACGCCAGGCCCCGACATGACGCTGTTCGTGTCGCGCACGCTGAGCCAGGGCCGCGCCACCGGCTTCGCCTCGATGGCCGGCGCGCTGTGCGGCACGCTGATCCACACCACGCTGGTGGTGGTCGGCGTCTCGGCGCTGATCGTCGCCTCGCCGATGGCTTTTTTCGTGCTGAAGATCTTTGGCGCCGGCTATCTCGTCTTCCTCGCCTGGCAGGCGATCGCCAAGGGCTCGGCTTTCTCGCCGGAAAAGAAGACCGGTCCGCGGATTTCCTTGTTGCGCAGCTGGGCGGCGGGGCTCGGCGTCAATTTGCTCAACCCGAAGATCATCCTGTTCTTCATGACCTTCCTGCCGCAATTCGTCTCCGCGCACGATCCGAACGCGCCGGGGAAACTGTTCTTCCTCGGCTCCATGTTCATCGTGCTGTCGATCCCGGTGACGGTGCCGATGGTGCTGGCGGCGGAAAAATTCTCGGCGGCAATGAAAGCCAGCCCCCGTGTGACGCGGGTGGTCGACTATCTCTTCGCCGGCGTGTTCTCGGCGTTCGCGCTCAAGATCCTGACGGCCCAGGCGAAGTAG
- a CDS encoding lytic murein transglycosylase — protein sequence MAFRAKGRILAAAVVAVLGLATGAQAAASCGKTGAGFDAWKQDFAAEAKSEGVGSRGLAALAGATYATRTISADRAIHKAFSGSVDDFMKRRGGSAIISKGRSLKKSNAALFNQIEANYGVSPGVLLAIWGMETGFGASMGNQNTVSAIVTLAYDCRRPDYFHPHAIAALKLVDRGALTASSVGAMHGEIGHTQFLPGNVLKYAVGSGNLRDKAIALASTANFLKGHGWRAGASAQSNMGAIAGWNSASVYQQAIARIATAIDAD from the coding sequence CGTGCCAAGGGTAGGATTTTAGCGGCGGCGGTGGTGGCAGTGCTCGGGCTGGCAACCGGCGCGCAAGCGGCGGCCAGCTGCGGCAAGACCGGCGCCGGCTTCGACGCCTGGAAACAGGACTTCGCCGCCGAGGCCAAGTCCGAAGGTGTCGGGTCGAGGGGTCTGGCCGCTCTGGCCGGCGCGACCTACGCAACAAGGACGATCTCCGCCGACCGCGCCATCCACAAGGCTTTCAGCGGCTCGGTGGACGATTTCATGAAACGCCGCGGCGGGTCGGCGATCATCTCCAAGGGCCGTTCGCTGAAGAAGTCGAACGCAGCGCTGTTCAACCAGATTGAAGCCAACTACGGCGTGTCGCCGGGCGTGCTGCTCGCCATCTGGGGCATGGAAACCGGCTTCGGTGCTTCCATGGGCAACCAGAACACAGTCTCCGCCATTGTGACGCTTGCCTATGATTGCCGCCGGCCCGACTATTTTCACCCGCATGCCATCGCGGCCCTGAAGCTGGTTGATCGCGGAGCGTTGACCGCCTCGTCGGTCGGCGCCATGCATGGCGAGATCGGCCACACGCAGTTCCTGCCCGGAAATGTCTTGAAGTATGCGGTAGGCAGCGGAAACCTGCGCGACAAGGCGATCGCTTTGGCCTCCACCGCCAACTTCCTCAAGGGTCACGGCTGGCGGGCTGGCGCCAGCGCGCAGTCGAATATGGGCGCGATCGCCGGCTGGAATTCGGCAAGCGTCTATCAGCAGGCCATCGCCCGCATCGCCACCGCGATCGACGCTGATTGA
- a CDS encoding argininosuccinate synthase, producing the protein MSKIKDVKKVVLAYSGGLDTSIILKWLQTELGAEVVTFTADLGQGGELEPARRKAEMMGIKDIRVVDVREEFVADFVFPMFRANTVYEGTYLLGTSIARPLISKHLVEIARETGADAIAHGATGKGNDQVRFELSAYALNPDIKVIAPWRDWSFKSRTDLMNFAEQHQIPVPKDKRGDAPFSVDANLLHSSSEGKVLEDPWSEPPEFVHQRTVSPMDAPDAVTEIEIEFLKGDPVALNGKKLSPATMLAALNDLGRDNGIGRLDLVENRFVGMKSRGVYETPGGTILIVAHRAIESITLDRGAAHLKDEFMPRYAELIYNGFWFSPERLMLQAMIDKSQEDVEGTVRLKLYKGNVMVTGRKSGKTLYSDALVTFEDDRGAYDQKDAAGFIRLNALRLRTLAARNRNS; encoded by the coding sequence ATGTCCAAGATCAAAGACGTCAAGAAGGTCGTGCTCGCCTATTCCGGCGGCCTCGACACATCCATCATTCTGAAATGGCTGCAGACCGAACTCGGGGCCGAAGTCGTCACCTTCACCGCCGATCTCGGCCAGGGCGGCGAACTGGAGCCGGCGCGCCGCAAGGCCGAGATGATGGGGATCAAGGACATCCGCGTCGTCGACGTACGCGAGGAATTCGTCGCCGACTTCGTCTTCCCTATGTTCCGCGCCAACACCGTCTATGAAGGCACCTATCTCTTGGGCACCTCGATCGCGCGGCCGCTGATCTCCAAGCACCTGGTCGAGATCGCCAGGGAAACCGGCGCCGACGCCATCGCGCATGGCGCCACCGGCAAGGGCAACGACCAGGTCCGTTTCGAGCTTTCGGCCTATGCGCTCAACCCCGACATCAAGGTCATTGCGCCGTGGCGCGACTGGTCGTTCAAGTCGCGCACCGACTTGATGAACTTCGCCGAACAGCACCAGATCCCGGTGCCGAAGGACAAGAGGGGCGACGCACCGTTCTCCGTCGACGCAAATCTGCTGCACTCGTCCTCCGAGGGCAAGGTGCTGGAAGACCCATGGAGCGAGCCGCCGGAATTCGTGCATCAGCGCACCGTGTCGCCGATGGACGCGCCGGATGCCGTCACCGAGATCGAGATCGAATTCCTGAAGGGCGACCCGGTCGCGCTCAACGGCAAGAAGCTGTCGCCGGCCACTATGCTGGCGGCGCTCAACGATCTCGGCCGCGACAATGGCATAGGCCGGCTCGACCTGGTCGAGAACCGTTTCGTCGGCATGAAATCGCGAGGCGTGTATGAAACGCCGGGCGGCACCATCCTGATCGTGGCCCATCGCGCCATTGAATCGATCACGCTCGACCGGGGTGCCGCGCACCTCAAGGACGAGTTCATGCCGCGCTACGCGGAGCTCATCTACAACGGCTTCTGGTTCTCGCCCGAGCGCCTGATGCTGCAGGCGATGATCGACAAGAGCCAGGAAGACGTCGAAGGCACGGTGCGGCTGAAGCTCTACAAGGGCAATGTCATGGTTACCGGCCGCAAATCTGGGAAGACGCTCTATTCCGACGCGCTAGTCACCTTCGAGGACGACCGTGGCGCCTATGACCAGAAGGACGCCGCCGGCTTCATCCGCCTCAATGCGCTGAGGCTGCGGACATTGGCCGCGCGCAACCGCAACAGCTAG